DNA sequence from the Halorussus limi genome:
GGCGTGGCTGACGGTCGTCGTCGTCGTGATGGTGGCGGCACTCTGGTCGGGTCGGCGACTCTCCCGCGCGGAAGGCGGCCTGTTCGCGCTGTCGGAGGCGGTTCGGTGGGCGCTGGGACTCGCCGGTATCACGGGGTAGGGAGACGTAACAATTACAGATGATTCTCAAAGGGCTGTATATCTTTCTCCGACATCACTTTACAAGTCCGTCGGCCACGTCCGTCCTGAGCATCCGGCAGGGGTTCGATTCGTCGGAAAAAGTACGTTTCGATGGTGCGGGAGCGACTACCGGTTCACGGTCGCGCCGAGGTCGTACAGCACCTCGAAGAAGTCCGGGAACGACACGTCGACGTGTTCGGCGCCCGCGACGGTCGTCGGGCCGTCGGCCGCCAGCGCCGCGACCGAGAGCGCCATCACGATGCGGTGGTCGCCCCGGCCGTCCACCCGTCCGCCGGTCAGATTCGACTCGCCGCCCCGAATCGTCAGCGTCTCCTCGGTCTCCTCGGTCACGGCGCCCAGTTTCTCCAACTCCTCGGCCATCGCGGAGACGCGGTCGGTCTCCTTGTACCGGACGTGCTCGCAGTTGACGATGCGGGTCTCGCCGTCAGCGACCGCCCCCAGCGCCGCGATGGTCGGCAGGAGGTCGGGCGTGTCGCCCACGTCCACCTCGACGCCCGAGAGCGAGGAGCGTTCGACCGTCACCACGCCGTCGTCGCGGTTCCAGTCCACGTCCGCGCCCATGCGCCCGAGGACGCCGACGATTTTCGAGTCGCCCTGCGCGCTCGGGTAGGCGCCCCGGACGCGGACCGCGTCGCCCTCGTCGGCCGCCAGCGCGCCCGCCGCGAGCAGATACGAGATGGACGAGAAGTCGCCGGGCACGTGGTACTCGCCGTCCTCAGGTTCGTAGAACTGGCCGCCCTCGACGTAGTAGGTGCCGCCGCCGTCTCCCTCGCCGCCGACGCCCCTCTTGCCCGCTTCGACGCCGAACTCGTCGAGCAGTTCGAGCGTGATGTCGACGTACGGCGCGGACTTGAGTTCGGTTTCGAGTTCGACCTCGACGCCCTCCTCGGTCACCGCGCCCGCCATCAGCAGGGCGGTCACGAACTGCGAGGACACGTCGCCGGGCATCG
Encoded proteins:
- the aroA gene encoding 3-phosphoshikimate 1-carboxyvinyltransferase encodes the protein MDVEIGPSTLSGSARAPSSKSYTHRAILAAGYSGGALVYDPLVSADTKATMRAVDAFGGAVSRESDHLDVDGFDGRTEVPGDVIDCANSGTTMRLVTAAAALADGGTVLTGDSSLRSRPHGPLLRAVDELGGRARSTRRNGQAPLVVDGPISGGTVSMPGDVSSQFVTALLMAGAVTEEGVEVELETELKSAPYVDITLELLDEFGVEAGKRGVGGEGDGGGTYYVEGGQFYEPEDGEYHVPGDFSSISYLLAAGALAADEGDAVRVRGAYPSAQGDSKIVGVLGRMGADVDWNRDDGVVTVERSSLSGVEVDVGDTPDLLPTIAALGAVADGETRIVNCEHVRYKETDRVSAMAEELEKLGAVTEETEETLTIRGGESNLTGGRVDGRGDHRIVMALSVAALAADGPTTVAGAEHVDVSFPDFFEVLYDLGATVNR